CATGGGTCGCCACGCGGGTTGGCTAACGGCGGCGGCGGCGTTGGCATCACATGGCGGTGCGGGTCCCGACTTGATTTATCTGCCCGAGCGCGAATTTGACATGGATGTTTTCCTCAAAGATGTGAGCGAGGTTTACAAGAAGAATGGCAAGGCGATTATCGCTGTTAGTGAAGGCATTCAAGACAAAGACGGCAAGTTTATTTCCGAGTATGGTTCAACAATGGCGACGACTAAGGACTCATTCGGCCACGCACAACTGGGCGGTTTAGCGGCGACGCTGGCGAATATTGTCAAAGAGCACACCGGCGCGAAAGTACGCGGCATCGAGTTCAGCTTGCTGCAACGCTGCGCAGCGCACGTTGGCTCGGGTACCGACATTGCCGAGTCTTACTTGGCAGGCCAAACAGCGGTTGAGCAAGCTGTCGCAGGTGTGACCGACAAAATGGTGGCATTCAAACGTCCCGAGTCGGGCGAATATAAGTGCGAAACCGTATTGCTCGATCTGACTTATGTTGCCAACACGGAAAAGAAAGTGCCTGACGCGTGGATTAACGCTGCCGGCAACGGCCTGACGCAAGATTACATTGACTATGCCCTGCCGCTGATTCAAGGCGAGACGGATATGGTAAAAGTTGACGGTTTACCGCGATTTGCGCGTCTCAAAAAGGTAAAGATATAAAGAGTGTCGCAAACACCCCTCAAATGCCGCAAAACCGCCGCAAAACGAACTGTTTTGCGGCGGTTTTTGTGTTTTGTACGGGCGTTTTTTACTCACTTACCCGTGTATAAACCTCTTCTTGCCATCCGCGACGAATGGTGAGT
This window of the Oscillospiraceae bacterium genome carries:
- a CDS encoding 6-phosphofructokinase — its product is MSQLKGACIIGQSGGPTSVINASALGAIETALKNPNITKVLGAAHGIRGVLDDVLYDMGQEDPNELSLLKYTPSSALGSCRYKLADPDVDDTDYKRILEIFKKYDVRYFFYNGGNDSMDTCNKISKYMLKNGYECRVMGIPKTIDNDLYGTDHCPGYGSAAKYIATSCMEVYQDARVYDIGMITILEIMGRHAGWLTAAAALASHGGAGPDLIYLPEREFDMDVFLKDVSEVYKKNGKAIIAVSEGIQDKDGKFISEYGSTMATTKDSFGHAQLGGLAATLANIVKEHTGAKVRGIEFSLLQRCAAHVGSGTDIAESYLAGQTAVEQAVAGVTDKMVAFKRPESGEYKCETVLLDLTYVANTEKKVPDAWINAAGNGLTQDYIDYALPLIQGETDMVKVDGLPRFARLKKVKI